ACCCAGAAAGCCCGGGAATTTATCAAGACGCAGCGCGCGCTGCTGGAGTATCAAAACCGTGATGCAATCGAGGAATCAGAGTCGGAACTGGAGCGGCTCGAACGTCGGCAGAAAACCCTCCAGGCGAAGCTAAAATCCGGGAAGGAGAGCTACACTACCACCGGCGGCATTGTCGAGTCGACGATGACCAACGAGCAGATCGCCGGCTACGTCAAAGATTTAACCAAGGTGTCCGCCGAAGCGGATAACGTCCGGGCGCGGCTCAAGGGTTTGAAAGGTGAAATGCTGGAGACAGCGGCCGCTCCTGCTCCGGGTGCTGGAAAGCCCACACCTGGCCAGCCCAAAACCGGCACCTCAACCTTGGAAACCAAAGAGCAGGAATCAGCCCGGAAGTCTAAAATCAAAGCCGCCGAAAAAGCCGAAGACGATCTGGAGAAAATGTTGGCCACCGCCCGGGCGAAACACGAAGAATCCCTGCACAACGAGTTCGGCAAAGAGCAGCTGCTGTTTGGGCAGAAATATTCGAAAATGTACGAGCTGGCCAAGGGCAATAAGGACCAGATGGCCCAGATTACCGAGCTGATGTACAAGGAGCTGGCCGACATTGAGGCCCGCGAGGCTGAGCGCCAAAAGGTCAAGCGCGAGGCTGAAATGAAAGCCAAAGTCAAGGCGTCGGAAGAAGCCCTGGAGCTGGTGATGGAGAATAAAAAATCCGAACTGGCCCTGGACGTGGCGGGTAAAAAAGTAACGGCCGAGGATGCCAAGACCCGGGAGCTGGAGCTGGAGCAGACTTACCTGGAGGCCAAGCGCCTGCTGTATGAGGGCTATTACCAGCAGCTTGAAGCCCTCGGGTTTACCGATAAGGAAAAACAGACGGCCATCGCCGAAGAAAAAAAGGCCAACCTGGCCAAGATCGACCAGGACATTGCTCAGTCCACGACGGACCAGACGCTGAGCCGAATGGATGCGGCCGAATCCTACAAACAGAAAACGCTGGAGGTTAACACCTACGTCAAGGAGGCCGAGTTTGACCTGGTGGCCGCCAAACGCGAAGCAGCCGCCCAGGGCCTGGCCATCCTGTCGAGTTTCTTCAAAGAATCTTCCGGGATTCAAAAAGCCTTGTTTGTAGCGGAGAAGGCGTTTGCGATCGGCGGGATTATCGTGTCACTCCAGAAGCAACTGGCCGCAATCAGCCTGGCCGCTGCTGAGCAGGCCGCGCAGGCCAGCGCAATCCCGATTGTGGGGCCGGCCCTGGCGGCAGCCGCCAAAGCGGCCGGAATTAAAAATGCCCTGGCCGCAAAGGTGCAGGCGGGGATGAGCATCGCCACCATCGCCGGGCAAACCATCCAGGGCGTGGCCATGAAAGCGGCCGGGGGTTTTACCGACGTGGAGACGATGTACGGCAACCCTTCCGGCTTCGTCGATGGGCCTACCCTGTTTGCCCAGGGCAAACGGTCATTCGTCGCTGGGGAGGCCGGCCGGGAATTTGTGATCAGCAATCCGGCCCTCCGGACGCCGGCCATCGCCAATATTGCGGGAATCCTAGACACGGTGCAGAAAACCGGGAATTTCGGAGCCGCCGGCAGCATGATGGCCGGCGCGATGGGTGGCCCGAGCACTGAAATGCTGGGAGCCATTCTAGCCGAGCTGCAGGCTAACCGGCGGGAGCTGCAACAGGTTCGCCAGGTGACCCAGGAGGCCGGTGCACGGCCGGTGGCGTTTAACTTCCACCAGTTCGAGGACACGCAAGCCTTTCTGGCCCAGATCCGCGAGGAAACCACGTATTAATATAGTAGCTTTGCAGTGCTCAAGTTCAAAAATGCATAGGTGCCAGCATCGCCAACTCCGGAGGGCGGTGCTGTGCGCCGGTGCCTATATTATAATGATATAGGCGGAACCTATGTGTAAGGAACTTGAGCGACCGGCCGCCAGCACCGCCCCTTTTCTTTCCGACCATACCACCATATTTTAGCCCCCGATCTTAACTAGGTCGAGGGTTATTTTTTATACTGTTCAGAAAATCGCCTTTACCCTCCAGAAACTGTACACATTTTTTTGAACAGCTTCTTTGAACAGGTATCTTTAATACTGCCGACCGGTTTTGGTGACCTCGTTAATGTTCAGGAAACCGGTCCTTTTATTAAACGTTATTACAATTCATAAAATATGGCTGTTCATTCAGAATCACTATTCCATTTTACTCGAAGCATTGATGGTCTACTCGGAATACTCAGAAATGGATTTTACCCCTACTATTGCCCAGAAGTGCATGTATGGCAGGAAGATCCATTCAAAGTTTTACAATGTGCCGCACATCCTATGGTCTGTTTTTGTGATATTCCCTTATCGCAAATCTCAATACATCAGCAAACATATGGTACGTATGGCATAGGTATGTCAAAAGCCTGGCGACGGTATTTCAATTTAAATCCAGTTATTTATTGTCAACAGGATGCGTTTGTACATGAAGCTATTGGAGATATTATGCCCATGTATAGACAGCTAGAAAAAGCTGGCTTAGACAATAATAAGATTAAGAAATGGGGCCTAAAGGATGATGTAGCTTTCGTGATGGGTTTTGCAAAATTACTACAATTACCAAGTCTTGTTAAATTGATTGAAGGTCCTGTATTTATTAAGGAAAGAAACGATTGGGACACCAAGTTGACACCGTTTTATAGAGAAAGGGAATGGAGAATTGTACCCGACTTTCGTCTAGTGCATGGGATCTTAGATACTGTAGTGGACATCTCGACCTATTCTGACCCAATTAAAAGAAACAAGATCAACAAAAAGGCTGAGAAATTTTCTTTGTCAGTCTTCGTTAGAAATTGGTCTGATATACAGTATATTATATTAAGTAAAGACGCTGAAGTACCGGATTTTATTAAAGAATTTACAATAATTTGTAAAGATAAAGGGCTTACGAATGACCAAATACAAATTTTACTTACTAGGGTGAAAACGTCAGAAAGAATACAACTAGATTATTAGGCGAATATCATGAAAATTGGCTACGCCCGGGTTTCGACCCTCGACCAGAATCTTACCCTACAGATCGATGCCCTTCAAAAAGTCGGCTGTGAAAAAATCTTCCAAGAAAAAATAAGTGGCTCCAAAGTCCAACGCCCCCAGCTCGACAAAATGCTCGAGCACGTCCGGGCCGGTGATACCGTTGTCGTTTGGAAACTGGATCGGCTCGGCCGGAGCCTACAGCACCTGATCGAATTGGTGGGCAATCTGGAAAAGAAGGACGCCGGCCTGATCAGCCTGAACGACCCGGTCGATACCACCACTGCTCAAGGTAGACTCGTATTCCGAATCTTCGCCAGCTTGGCCGAGTTCGAGCGGGAGCTGATTCGTGAGCGCACACTGGCCGGCGTTGCTGCAGCCAAAGCGAAAGGGGTCATTCTGGGTCGGCCAGAGGGATTATCAGCCGACGCTAAGAAGCAGGCCCGGGTTGTAGAGTCACTTCACAAAGATGGAGTATCTGTCGCGGAGGTTGCCCGGCAGCTAAAAATCAGTCGTACCACCGTCTATTCATATCTTAAGCATCGAGGAATTGAATATTAGGCTTTATGAAAATTACTCCCCTACCCTCACACCCACCCCGGGGCTTTGCCAACTGGACAAGGCTTTACGAAGATGTTATTAAAATATTGCGACCAGGGGAAGAAACCTTTATACTACATGAAATGCCCGATCCAGCCTTAAAGCGGCAAAAATTATTGGTCACTATTCACCCAACCTTGCATTACTTGGCGGATTTAAAGGAAAAAGTTTTTAAGGAACTATGGCAACACCGTCTCAGCGTGGAGGATGTAAACACCTTGACCACGGTTGGACGGCGATTTCACGAAAACCGGTTTGCTACCTCATCAGACGATTCCACCACCTGGCCCACTGATAAGGCCGTCAAAGATTTTTATAGTTTACTGGAGCGGCTCAATATCCAGTGGCGAGAGGATCAGCTAAAAGAGAAATAAAATTCTGGCCATTCCTATATATTTGCCATTACGAAAATTCGTAATTATGAAACACGTATTTATACTTCTGTTTATTTCGATTCCTTTTCTCAGTGCAGCCCAGTGTAAACTGACTACTACAAAAGACCCCTTCACCAAGGTGGAGACTAAACTAGGTTATGTCGATAATCGCATGGTCCATATAGTTAGTTTGGCCACTTCTAGCAAAGGTGATACAACCCTTAGTGTTGCATTTTTAGGTAATGCGTCCTACGTAGCCGATACTGCAAGCCGGGTTATGGTCCTGCTGTCGGATGAAACAGTTATGGAGCTTCCCAATAGAACGTACTACCAGACTGCAAACGGCCCTTTAGCAGTAAACGGAATTCTAAAAACTGATCAACTCAAAAAATTGGTATCCACGCCAATTAAGCAGATCCGTTTAACTGGTGTTGAAATGAATGCAGCGAAGATGGTTAACGGCTATGATATAGATATTCACGCCACCAAATACAAAAAGCTTCAAGAGATAGCAGGGTGCTTTTTCAAATAAAAGTTCTGTACCTAGCAAATTGAGAAAGTACTTAAATACCTTTCCCTAAACACTTGTAATTAGAAAGCAATAGATCATAAATCATCCATGTTAATTTATTGTGTCATTTCTTTACTATCATAATATAATTTATATAACAAATGATTAGCCACATTGATGTCGAAAGTCCAGAGATTTTATTTGAAAATCATTTCAATGAATCTAGCAACAAAAGGATATTATTTTCAGGAGAATTTGGATGCGGAAAAACATATTTCTTAAATCACTTTTTTGAAGCTAGGAAAGAAAATATAAATACATTTTGGCTATCACCTGTCAAGTATTCTATAGGTCAAAATGAAGATATTATAGAATATATTAAAATAAATATTGCTTTACAGTTATTAAAAAGGCCTGAAATATTGCCAATTGTTAAAGAAAAATATGATGAAGATCTTTTTATATTTGAATATATTAAAAACAAACCACTAGAAATAGTAAAACTCTTAGTATCCTGTGTGGAGGCATTAGGAGTTACTACTGGCCCGGTAGAAAAGGTTCTTGATACATTGAAAAATTATGGTGAATATTCAGAAAAATTAAAAGATAATTTACAAAATGAAGAGCAAAGCATAACTAAATATCTTAAGCAAATTGTCAATATAAAAGGCTCTATATTCGAAGATGATATAATTTCCCAATCTATTCGTGCAATATTGCATCGATGCAAAGCTGAAAACAGACAAAATATCTTAATAATTGATGATTTTGACCGTTTAGACCCAGAACACATTTTCAGAATTCTAAATATTTTAAGCGTTCATAATGATTACTTTGAAACTAATAATAAATTTGATTTTGACAAAATTATTATTGTGTGTGACTATCACAATATAAGAAAAATATATCAGTATAAGTACGGACCTGAAGTAGACTACAAGGGATATATAAATAAATTTTATTCCAATGATATTTTTCACTTTACCAATGAAGGGGCAATATCATATTATTGTGAGAATCAGTTAGCAGACGTTTTAAGTTTTAAACACGACGCTTGTAAGAAGACATTAGGGTTATTGCTCTCACAATTTGTAAAGCACAAAATCATTACAATGAGACAAATTGTAAAGCAGAATATAGGAATAAGCTTTAAAAGCTTCTCTTTCGGACCCTATACCTGTACGATACCCTCAGGGTGGTTTATGGATCCACCGGGAGATTTTTTCAAACGAACAAATGTATATTCATTTGAACCTTCAAAAGTTCAATTTTTCTTCCAAACGAATGATTTTCCCTTTTTACAAATAATAAAATCTTTAACAATAATTTTTGGAAGTTATGACAATTTAATGGAGGCAATTGATAGGATAAAAAAAGAATCAGCACCTATTGATCCTCCAACCACAATTATTTTAATTAAAGCGATAATGCCTCTTTACCATCTAATTTGCAATGACCAAAATCATAATGATTTAGTATATAGGATTGAGGCTGACCCACGTGGTAATGGAAAGTGGATCGGGTTTCCAACAAACAATTTTCTATCCTTAGATTATATAGTACCTACCGGCTGGAACAACAGAAATCCTTATGACCCGAGCTTGAGCTACTTTCATAATATAATTGATGAATTGAATAAATGGGGGTCTGCTGAAGAAAGTACAGCGTCAGATTACAAGATTTTATTTCATCAGTTAGAAACTATATTAGATTTTCTCAATAAGAAAAATTTCCTACACCCACTAGGCATATCTTAAGTATAAAGCAGAGAATATTCTCTGCTTTATACTTAGCTGTCATTCTACCTTATCTTCATTTTTTTATTGAAGTTTTTTCTAACTCGTGGATCACCCGGCGCTCATCCGGACGACCGTACACCTCTAGCCCTTTGCTGGACTTTCTCCCGAGTAGCACCATCACCGCGTCGGTGGTCAGGTGCAGTTCATTGAAACACCAGTCCGTAAACGTTTTACATCCAGCTTTTGAAGATAGCTCTGGAGGCAAGTCCAGAGCTGCCGCCACCAGCTTCAGTAGATCATTAAATTTAGATAGTGGCCGGATCGGGAGATGCTCCCACCCCCCGTACTTCTCGACGATCTGTTTTACTTCGTTAAACTGAGGAACTCGAGCAGCTACCTTGGTTTTGATACGTTTTTTAATCAACCAGGGCTTCCCGTCGATTCCTTGCTGGAGCGCAGTTTTGTGCTCCTTTACAAAGTCCTCCAGATCGCCGTAATGATAGCCAGTTCGGCAGAGGATTACCATGATGTCAGCGGTCTGTTGCAGTTTGCTGTTTTTAAATTTGTGTCGGCTGAGCTGCCCAAATTGCTCCGGAGTCAAAAAGACCGGATCGCCGTACTCGGCTCCTTTCACCCTATGCCCTTCGAGTGGGTTGGTGTCGATCAGTTTTTTGAGTCTGGCCCACGTCAGCACGTTTTTAATCGTCTGGCTGTGCTTGGAAATGTAGCTGTCGGAGTGCCCCTTCTGTGTGGCATTGACCTGCACTTGTGCCATCCACGAGCGGTACTTTTTTAGCCAGGCTAAATCGAAATCTTCCGCCGGCAGATCCAGAGCTTTTTTAGCAATCAAAAAATCGATCACTTTTTTGCGAACGTTGTTGTACACCGTTACGCTGCTACCATTTAGATTGCGCTCTCGGTCCTCTTTACAATCTTTAATGTACAGATCGAAGATGCTAGTCATCGAAAGGGATTGCTGGCCATTAAGATGCAGTCGTTTGATTTTGCCGGCTGTAATCTTTTCTTTCTTCCTGAATAGATCGTTGAAAATTGCCGACAGGTGGGATTTTAAGATGAGCAACTGCTCATTTTTAAAGTGAGAATGTGGATCATTGTCCAGGACTCGTTCACTGGTGGCATCCCAGTCGTTGTACCAAATGGTAATTCCTGTTGAACCAATGTCCTGCCGTTCCCCGTTCACGGAGATCCGACAATAAATTTGGGCATAACCCTTCTTTTTGCTTTTGTGTCGCCAAAAGCTCACTTCCATACGCACTAAGTTCATTAAAGCACTCAAATGTTTGGTTGAGTGCATGTTCATACGATAATTATACCTACATGTAGCGGAGAGAGTGCCACCAGACGATTATGGTGCCACCAGAAGTACCTGGCGAATTGTCAGACATGTGTTAATAGGCGGGAAAGCAGGAAAGACAAGGCACAAAAAAAACCCTGACGGGTTTCGACGTCAGGGCACACGGTCAATTTACAGACACTTTGCAGAGGGAGAGGGATTCGAACCCCCGGACCTGTTACAGTCAACAGTTTTCAAGACTGCCGCGATCGACCACTCCGCCATCCCTCTATTGGTCACTTATTGTGGGTGCAAAAGTAAGAGACTTTTTGATTCTTGTCAATACTCCAGCAAATTTTCCTCAATTTTTTCGTTTCCATCCCCTAACTTGCCACCACACAAACCGCCGGACCCAACCCCATCTCAACCGTTATGTGGCAGGAACAAAACAACCAGCTCACCCGAACCTTCGAGTTTCGGGACTTCAGCGAAGCCTTCGCGTTCATGACCCGCGTGGCCCTCATCGCCGAAAAAATGGACCATCACCCCACCTGGACCAACACTTACAACAAAGTCTGGTGCCGGCTCAGTACCCACGACGCGGGCGATACAGTCACGGAGAAAGATCGGAAACTGGCGGATGCGATTGACCAGTTGCTGGGTGAAGGATGAACGATGAATCACTAGCCGCACCAGCCAACCGCCGGGCAGCCCCGTCATCCTTTATCACGTCTAATTCATCATTCAACCCATGAAGCTTTACCTCGTACCCACCCCCATCGGCAACCTGGACGATATTACGCTGCGGGCGGTGAATGTGCTGAAGTCGGTGGACGGTATTCTGGCGGAAGATACCCGCACGTCGGGCATCCTGCTGAAACACCTCGAGATCAGCAAACCACTCCACAGTTACCATATTTTTAACGAGCACCAGACTGTTCAGCGCATCATTGCCCAACTGAAAGCGGGCAAAACCCTGGCGCTGGTGTCGGATGCCGGTACGCCCGCCATCTCCGACCCCGGTTTTCTGTTGGTGCGCGAGTGCCTCAAAAACGAGATTCCGGTGGAATGCCTGCCCGGGGCTACGGCTTTTGTGCCCGCGCTGGTCAATTCGGGTCTGCCCGCCGACCGCTTTACGTTTGAGGGGTTTCTGCCCCACAAGAAAGGCCGCCAGACCCGCCTGACCGAACTGGCCGGGGAAGAACGGACCATGATTTTCTACGAATCGCCCCACCGGCTGCTGAAAACCCTGACGCAGTTTGGCGAGGTCTTCGGCCCCGACCGGCCCGCCAGCGTCTCACGCGAGCTCACCAAATTATTTGAAGAAACGGTTCGCGGTTCAATCCAGGAAATAATTGCGTACTTTGCCGAAAAAACGATCAAAGGTGAAATTGTCATTGTTGTTCAGGGCAAATAAAAAAGGACTCGCCCGGGCGGTTTTCCTGCTTCACTGTCTCGTAATCAGTGTCTGTTCTTCCGTCGCCCAAACGCTGTCTCCCCAGGCCAAAATCAGCCTGATCACCATAGCACCGGGCGATGAGGTTTATACGTCGTTCGGGCACACGGCTTTGTGGGTCAGCGATCCGATGTACGGCATCGATAAGGTCTACAACTACGGCACGTTTGCTTCCTACACGGACAATTACTACATAAAATTTCTTCAGGGCACCTTGCCCTACTACGTATCGGTGTATCCGATGCCCAACCAGCTTTATGCGTCGCAGCTGGAAAACCGCAGCGTGAAGGAGCAGATCCTGAACCTGTCGGATGCGCAGAAGCAACGGCTGTATACCATGCTGGAAACCAACGCGCGACCCGAAAACCGGGAATACCGGTACCGGTTCTACTACGACAATTGTGCCACCCGCCCGCGCGACATGCTCGTCAAAGCCTGTGGCGACAGCCTGCGGTTTGTGAACGTGGTTGATTCCACCAAGTCGTACCGCGACTGGATGAACGAATACCTAACCACCCAGCCCTGGGCGCGGATGGGCATGAACCTCGGCATCGGCTACCCAGCCGACAGGACGGCATCGTCCTGGGAGGCCATGTACCTGCCCGACAATGTGTTTGAAGAAGTACAACGCGCCCAGCTCAAAACGCCCCAGGGCCAGGATACCCCCCTGGTCGCCAACAGTCTGTTTCTGTTCCGGGCCGTTACCATCGAAGAAACCAGCGCGTTTCTGTTGTACCTGGTTTCGCCGGATTTCGTCTTTGCCGTCCTGCTGGTGGTGGTTTTCCTGATTACCCGTCGGCAGCAGAAACGGCGGACGCGGGGCTTCTGGCTCGACCGCTGGCTGTTCGGATTCTCGGGCGTCTGGGGCTGGTTGTTGATTTTCCTGTGGTTCTTCACCGACCACGGCGTAACGACCTGGAACCCGGCGGTGCTGTTTCTGATGCCGCTGCACATGCCGCTCATTTTCTGGGTAACGCGCCAGGCCAGCCCGAAAGCCGTCCGTACCTATTTTCTGCTGACGATTGTGGGGCTGGTGGCCTTCTTTTTATACGCCTTTTATCAGGATTACCTCTACGGATTCAACTTTTTTCTGCTGACGTTACTGTACCGCGCGTTTTACCAGTACCGTTTTGCTTCCACCCAAACCGAAAAATTAACGTATGCCAGGTCGTGATCTTCAATTGGTTGAAATTAGTGAGCAGATAACGAAAATTGCCCGGCAGACCGGCGATTTCATCCGGCAGCAAAGCCGTTCGTTCACGCGGGAACAGATTGAGTACAAGGGCTATAACAACCTGGTTTCGTACGTCGACAAGGAAGCCGAAAAACAACTCGTTGAGGCTCTGCACAACCTGCTGCCAGAAGTCGGTTTCATCACGGAGGAAGGTACAACGGGCCAGATTGCCGACCGCTCAGCCCTGAACTGGATCATTGACCCGCTCGACGGTACGGCCAACTTCATGCACAAACTGCCCGTTTTTTCGGTCAGCATTGGTCTGGCCGAAGGCAAAACGCCGATTGCCGGGGTGGTGTACGACATCATGCGCGACGAGTGTTTTCACGCCAGCGCGGGCGGGGGTGCCTGGTGTACGGGTTCCAGCGGAACTGCCGAACGCATCCGGGTTTCGCCCGCTACGCAGCTTCAGGAAAGCATGGTGGCCACGGGCTTTCCGTACGCGAGCATGGACCGTATCGAACGGTATCTGGCTATTCTGGCGTCGCTCATGCTGCGTACCCACGGCCTGCGCCGGATGGGTTCGGCGGCCATCGACCTGTCGTACGTAGCCTGCGGACGGTTTGAAGCGTATTATGAATTCAACCTCAACTGCTGGGACATGGCCGCCGGGGTGCTGCTGGTGCGCGAAGCGGGCGGTATTGTAACCGACTTCAACGGCGGGGACGACTTCCTGTTCCGGGGCGACATCCTGGCCGGTTGCGGCATGCAGCCCGAATTGCTGGCCATTATCGAACAGTACTGGAACAACGAAGGCCCGCTGCCGATACCGCCACCGGTCATTTCATGATCCCGATTGTTTTTATCCATTCCGGTTACAATGCTTACCTGGAGTACAGCCTGCGCCAGAGTCGGCTTTCCAATCCGGAATCGACGGTTTTTCTTCTGGGCGACGATGCCAACCAGCACCGGTTCCCGTTTGTCGCCCACGTTTCAATTACCACCTTAAATTCGGCAAAGTCCGCGGATTTCAGGCACCATTACGTCCACCTATCGACCAACCCCGAGTGGTATGAACTGATCTGTTTCATGCGCTGGTTTTACCTGCTGACGTTCATGGAACAACGGCGGCTGGACGAGGTGTTTGTGGCCGATTCGGATATCATGCTGTACAAGAACCTGGATCAGTACGCGGCCTGGAAAAACCGGTCGCCGAACCAGCAGTCAGCCTTTTGCATTGCCGAAAGTGAGCCGATGGGGCCGTTTAGCTGGATCGCTTCGGCCCATTCGTCGTTCTGGACCCGGCCGGGCATTGCCGATTTTTGTGAATATCTTCTGGAGATGTATCAAATCCCGGAACGGCGGGCACGGCTGGAAGAAAAGTGGCAGGTTCACCAGGAAACCGGCTCAATGGGCGGAGTGTCCGACATGGCGCTGCTCTATCTCTACGAGGCCGACCGCAGGGGCCGGGTGATCAACCTGCTGCAACCATCCGGTGCCTCCGGCCAGCCGCTGCGGGAAGTGTTCGATGTAAACATCGGTATTCCCGACAATCAGGTTGACGGCGAATTTGAGTTGGGGCCCCGTTCGCTTAAAAAAGTCCGCTGGGAGCCGCCGAATTACGTCGCGTATAACCGGGTTCTGGGCGAAAATTGTATCTTTAACACCCTCCATTTTCAGGGCCTGAGCAAACGGTATATGCACCGGTACTACCAGGGAACCGATCTGCGGCTTCACCAGTTGGGCCAGGAAGCGAGCTATACCCTTTCGCCTTTGCTGAAACCGTTATACCGCCTGAAGGATGGGTTAAAACGTACTTTAAACCACTAACCTGATGCACGATCTGCAACCGCTTCAATACCCGATTGGCCCCTTTACAGCCGCGGCCAGCTATACA
This Larkinella insperata DNA region includes the following protein-coding sequences:
- a CDS encoding inositol monophosphatase family protein, encoding MPGRDLQLVEISEQITKIARQTGDFIRQQSRSFTREQIEYKGYNNLVSYVDKEAEKQLVEALHNLLPEVGFITEEGTTGQIADRSALNWIIDPLDGTANFMHKLPVFSVSIGLAEGKTPIAGVVYDIMRDECFHASAGGGAWCTGSSGTAERIRVSPATQLQESMVATGFPYASMDRIERYLAILASLMLRTHGLRRMGSAAIDLSYVACGRFEAYYEFNLNCWDMAAGVLLVREAGGIVTDFNGGDDFLFRGDILAGCGMQPELLAIIEQYWNNEGPLPIPPPVIS